A region of the Flavobacteriaceae bacterium MAR_2010_188 genome:
AGCACTAAGGTTAAAATACGGTCAGTTTATGGGGGACGAGGATGATTCTGGGATTGCGATTACCGATGAAGATGAACTTTCTTCAGCTTTAAAAAATAGTGAATCAGGCGAGAGCGAAAAAGACTTGCTAAAAGATTATACCCACGCCCACGATTCTGAAGAGCATCAAGAAAGTGCGGGTCTAGAGTCAGAAGAAGACGAGGAAAATCCGCTGCATAACTATCTTCATAATCACAGCGACCCGGAAGCATCGACTCTTTTTGAGAAATCCATCAAGACAAAAATGAAGGATGCGATGGCCCAAATGTGGGATGCCGAACTGTACCTGCGTCTTTATGAACCTCAGAATTCGTTGACTTATCAATATAAAGCATTGGAATTGCTTCAGGAAATAAAGAACAGTGCTAGGATTTACGTCCACCGAATCGGCTTTGACCCGCCACCAATAAAGGAAGATGTTCGATTAACTGGTAAGCTTGAAAATATCGGGAATTACACCAAGCAAGATGAACTAGAAGAAGAAAATAAGTTCGCTTCAATTAAATCGGCGATTTCAATCCTAGAAAAAATCATTAATTCTGAATATAAATTAACTGAAGCTGATAAAAATCTATTTGAAGATGCCGGAAATGAACTTGCTGAGTTTGCGGTAAGAGAACCGACGAAATATATTTCGGCTTTAGAGAATTTAAAATGGCTTTCGGAAGGTGTTGTAAAATCAAAGTCTGAATTGATTTCGGTACAATCGCGATTGATACAATCTGTAAATAAAGAAAATCGATTACCAGGAAATTCGCTGAATTATCGCTCGGAGCTGGATGAGCTTTTCTTAAAAGAACTTTCTACAAATGATTGAAACGATTTCATTCGTAAATGAAAGTTGGACGCTTCCGATCATAATTGCTGCGGTCATTTTGTTACTGCTTTTCATTTGGAAAGAACTTCCAAACCTTGGGCAAACACGGTTTTACCTACGTTCGATTAGTGCGCTGGTTGTAATAATTTGTCTGTCCCTGATTATTCTTAAACCGCAATCTGCTCAGGAATTAGGCTCTAATAATGTGGTTTTAATTACTAGAAATCACAACGCTAATCAACTAGACAGTTTAGAAAATAGCCATCCGAAGTTGATACGCTTGGCTTATTCTGAAAATTCAAAGATAATTCCAGATTCCCTTTACCCGGACTCACTTTTTGTGATTGGGAACGGCGTCGAGGAATACGATTTATACAAATTGGAAAATACCTCTGTTAAATACTTAAATCAAAATTCGGCACCAGGAATTACCAAGATATATTTTAAGAATCAATTTAAAATAGGGGATGAGCTAAGATTGAAAGGCATTTATGCCAATCCAGAAATCGAGAATCAACTTGTCTTGAAAGGTCCAGCCAATACATCGTTGGATTCTATTGAGTTTAAGGATGAAGAAAGTTTGCAGTTTCAGCTAAAGAGTAATTTAAAAATTGAAGGAAATTTTATTTATCATTTAGAGGAAAGAGATACAGTAGGAAAGATTTTAAGTAGCAATTCAATTCCTATTAAGATTCAAGGTTTAAAACCGATGCAAGTGTTGATTTTAAATGCTTTCCCAACCTTTGAAACAAAATATCTGAAAAACTTTTTGGCGGAAAAGGGAAATAAAGTCGTTTCCAGAATTCAATTGACCAAAGGTCTTTATAAGTTCGAATATTTCAATCTAGCAAAAGTGCCAATCAGCCGTCTTGCAGCAGAAAACTTAAATCCTTTCGACCTTGTGGTAATGGATTATCAATCGTTGAGTTATCTGTCTTCAGCTGAAAAAAATGCACTAGAGCAAGCGATTAAAGAACAAGGCTTAGGTTTGTTTATTCAACCTTCATCCGCAACTTTTTCTTCAAATAACCCACTGATAGACTTTAATTTTAAAAATGATTACAAGTCTAGAACCGAGACTGATGAAAGAACGGAATTAGCATATTCCAAATTTCCTTATCGTTTCGGAAAATCTAATCTTTCCCAACCACTGCACATTTTTGGGACTGATACAATTTCAACTTACAAAATATTGGGCTCGGGAAGAATTGCGACTACGGTTTTAGATAAAACCTATGAGCTAATCCTAAAAGGAAACGAAGATGACTATCAGCTTTTATGGACCGATATTTTAAATGAAATTTCGAAAAGAACAGAAATATTTTCTGAATGGGAAGTAGAGAAATCTTTCAATTATGAAAATGAAAAATTGGATTTTAAACTTAGAACGGCAATCAAAAACCCCGAAATAACTGATGCAGATGGGAACAGAATTGCCTTAATGCAAGATGTTGATTTGCCAAACCTTTGGTACGGTAGCACTTTTCCGAAGAAAGCCGGCTGGAATTCATTTAAGATTGGGCAGGATTCAACCCAAGTTTTTACAACATATGTCTACAACGAAAAGGATTGGCAATCGGTCCGAGAGAATAATACCAGGGAGTTGAACAAAGTATACTATCAAAATAGAGAAGTTGATGCTAAAGCAAGGCAGGCATTAAGGCCAAGTAATTTAATATACTTATATCTAATAGTTTTGTTGGGGTTAGGCTATCTGTGGTTTGCACCTAAAATAGGCGATACTAAATTTTAGTAAACCAGCAATGCAATAATTACTTCTGAGAAACTTGACTCAAGGTCTGTTTCTCAATTGGGCTATCGTAAATTTCCTTGACGATATTGTGCAGCTCTGGAATTACGGTTTTCGCCAATTGAGTGTTGGAATTAAATAGCACGCAAATTCCTAAATCCTCTTCAGGATACATCGCAACTTCATTTCTGTACTGATTTACGCTACCACCGTGATGGATAATTGTTTTCTCTTTGTCTTCAGAATCATCCTTAAATTTATGGATTCTCCATCCAAAACCGTAGTAAGAAGAGATATGTCCTTTCCATCTCTGATAATATTTACCATGACCTTTAACTTCAATTTCTGGTTTAAAAACTTCATCCAAAGACTTTTGACCAAGAACTTCAGAATTGTGCCCTAGTAAAAAGCGCATCCACTTTGCCATATCTTCTGCACTAGCATTAACTCCACCAGCAGCGACCGCATTATAATATTTATCGGTCAGTTTTATTGATTTATAAGAATTTCTGCTTTTATTATGAGGAACGGCGAAATTGGTAGATTTAGAAATCGATTCAAAATCGGTAGAAGCAGTAAGCATATGTAAGGGTGTAAAAAACTTTTCCTGGAATTCTTCTCCAATCAATTTCCCGGTTGCGGCATGGAACACTTCATCTGAAAGTGCGAACATCGCATTTTGATAACTGTATAAAGCTCCCGGCTCGCTAATTGGTTTTACATCCTTAAAACGTGCTGCAATCGCCCTCATACTTAATCCGGCTTCTACTAGATTGGTAAAGCTATGATAAGGCGTTCCAGAAGTGTGGGAAAGTATATTGGCAAGTGTAATTTTGCTGGTATTTTCGTCGTTTCCTAATTTGAAACAAGGAATGTAATCGGTCACTTTATCGTCATAATTCAAAAGGCCATCATTTTTTAGAGAACCTGCCAAAACTCCTGCAAATCCTTTTGAAAGAGAACCTAATCTAAAAATTGTTTCTCCGTTTACTTCAGAATCATAATTTATATCGCGTTTTCCAAAACCTTTAGAGAGGATAATCGAATCACCTTTAACGATACTGATTCCGGCACCCACGACTTCACCAGATTTTATGGCTTTTTTAAAATATTCTAAAACCGCACGTTCTAACTTTTCTTTACGTGTTTCGTAAATATAAAGTTCCATTGGGTCTACTATAGCGACTGTTTTTTGTTGTATAGTTGGTATGCATTCGCTTTCGCAATCGGGTGTTGATTTAGTTGCACTTAGGCTTAAGAAACAAACGACGACGATTAAAAGGGCAGGGCCTAGTAGGATATTTGGGCTCTTCATAGGTTAATTTAGATTATGAGTTTGAGGCAATAAAAACCGAATATACGATGAAATACTTATATATAGGATGAAATGCGTAAATATTTTATTTAAGAGGAAATTTCTTAACAAGAGAAAATGTTTAATTGCTATGAATTGATGACGGCCAAACTTAATGAAAATTGAAGCATTCTGCCAACATTTTATAGATTTCTGGGTGCTTTTGTTTCATTTTCTCTGGTTGCTCAAAGAAATATTCTGAAGCTACCGCAAAAAATTCTTGTTGATTCGTTCCACCATAAGAACGAATATCTGATTTGTTCTTATTGATTTTTTCCATTTCGTCGTGGATTAACTTTAGCCAAGGAATCGT
Encoded here:
- a CDS encoding beta-lactamase class C, translated to MKSPNILLGPALLIVVVCFLSLSATKSTPDCESECIPTIQQKTVAIVDPMELYIYETRKEKLERAVLEYFKKAIKSGEVVGAGISIVKGDSIILSKGFGKRDINYDSEVNGETIFRLGSLSKGFAGVLAGSLKNDGLLNYDDKVTDYIPCFKLGNDENTSKITLANILSHTSGTPYHSFTNLVEAGLSMRAIAARFKDVKPISEPGALYSYQNAMFALSDEVFHAATGKLIGEEFQEKFFTPLHMLTASTDFESISKSTNFAVPHNKSRNSYKSIKLTDKYYNAVAAGGVNASAEDMAKWMRFLLGHNSEVLGQKSLDEVFKPEIEVKGHGKYYQRWKGHISSYYGFGWRIHKFKDDSEDKEKTIIHHGGSVNQYRNEVAMYPEEDLGICVLFNSNTQLAKTVIPELHNIVKEIYDSPIEKQTLSQVSQK